A region from the Mustela erminea isolate mMusErm1 chromosome 10, mMusErm1.Pri, whole genome shotgun sequence genome encodes:
- the LOC116600577 gene encoding pancreatic alpha-amylase, whose amino-acid sequence MELKINTCWKECWQLQSKMKFFLLLSVIGFCWAQYAPNTKPGRTTIVHLFEWRWVDIALECERYLAPRGFGGVQISPPNENVVINNPSRPWWERYQPVSYKLCTRSGNEDEFKDMVTRCNNVGVHIYVDAVINHMCGNGVGAGTSSTCGSYFNPGYRDFPAVPFSGWDFNDGKCKTGSGDIENYNDPYQVRDCRLVGLLDLALEKDYVRSTIAKYLNRLIDIGVAGFRIDASKHMWPGDMKAILDKLHNLNTKWFSEGSKPFIYQEVIDLGGEPIKSAEYFGNGRVTEFKYGAKLGTVLRKWNGEKMAYLKNWGEGWGFMPSDRALVFVDNHDNQRGHGAGGASILTFWDSRLYKMGVGFMLAHPYGFTRVMSSFRWPRYFENGKDVNDWIGPPNNNGVIKEVTINPDTTCGNDWVCEHRWRQIRNMVMFRNIVDGQPFTNWWDNGSNQVAFGRGNRGFIVFNNDDWSLSLTLQTGLPAGTYCDVISGDKIDGNCTGIKIYVSGDGNAHFSISNSAEDPFIAIHAESKL is encoded by the exons GAAGATAAATACTTGCTGGAAGGAATGCTGGCAACTTCAAAGCAAAATGAAGTTCTTTCTATTGCTTTCAGTCATTGGGTTCTGCTGGGCTCAGTATGCCCCAAATACCAAACCTGGACGGACAACTATTGTTCATCTGTTTGAGTGGCGCTGGGTTGACATTGCTCTTGAATGTGAGCGATACTTAGCTCCAAGAGGATTTGGAGGGGTTCAG ATCTCTCCACCCAATGAAAATGTTGTGATTAATAACCCTTCAAGACCTTGGTGGGAAAGATATCAACCAGTTAGCTACAAGTTATGCACAAGATCAGGAAATGAAGATGAATTCAAAGACATGGTGACTAGATGTAACAATGTTGGT gTCCATATTTATGTGGATGCTGTAATTAATCATATGTGTGGGAATGGTGTGGGTGCAGGAACGAGCAGTACTTGTGGAAGTTACTTCAACCCTGGATATAGAGATTTTCCAGCAGTCCCATTCTCTGGTTGGGATTTTAATGATGGTAAATGTAAAACTGGAAGTGGAGATATTGAGAACTATAATGATCCTTATcag GTCAGAGATTGTCGTCTGGTTGGTCTTCTTGATCTTGCACTAGAGAAAGATTATGTGCGTTCCACAATCGCTAAATATCTGAACCGCCTCATTGACATCGGTGTAGCAGGGTTCAGAATTGATGCTTCTAAGCACATGTGGCCTGGAGACATGAAGGCAATTTTGGATAAGCTGCATAATCTAAATACAAAGTGGTTCTCTGAAGGAAGTAAACCTTTCATTTACCAGGAG GTAATTGATCTGGGTGGTGAGCCAATTAAAAGTGCGGAGTACTTTGGAAATGGCCGTGTGACAGAATTCAAGTATGGTGCAAAACTAGGCACAGTTCTGCGCAAGTGGAATGGAGAGAAGATGGCTTActtaaa gAACTGGGGAGAAGGATGGGGTTTTATGCCATCTGATAGAGCACTTGTCTTTGTTGATAACCATGACAATCAGCGAGGACATGGAGCTGGAGGAGCATCTATTCTTACATTCTGGGACTCTAG ACTGTACAAAATGGGAGTTGGATTTATGCTTGCTCATCCATATGGGTTTACACGAGTAATGTCAAGCTTCCGTTGGCCAAGGtactttgaaaatggaaaa GATGTTAATGATTGGATTGGGCCACCAAATAATAATGGGGTAATTAAAGAAGTTACTATTAATCCAGACACTACTTGTGGTAATGATTGGGTCTGTGAACATCGATGGCGTCAAATAAG GAACATGGTTATGTTCCGTAATATAGTTGATGGCCAACCTTTTACAAACTGGTGGGATAATGGTAGCAACCAAGTAGCTTttggaagaggaaacagaggattCATTGTCTTTAACAATGATGACTG gtCATTATCTTTAACTTTGCAAACTGGTCTTCCTGCTGGCACATATTGTGATGTTATTTCTGGAGATAAAATTGATGGCAATTGTACGGGAATTAAAATCTATGTTTCTGGGGATGGAaatgctcatttttctattagtAACTCTGCTGAAGATCCATTTATTGCAATTCATGCTGAATCTAAAttataa